From the genome of Haloterrigena sp. KLK7, one region includes:
- a CDS encoding hemolysin family protein, whose amino-acid sequence MVDLVADLARLFGAFVLVALNGFFVAAEFAYVRVRSSAVEQAVAEGKTGATLLQEAVDNLDDYLATTQLGITLASLGLGWLGEPAVAALLEPVLAPILPASLLHLVAFIIGFSFITFLHVVFGELAPKTISIAQAERVALLVSPLMKFFYYTFLPGIIVFNGTANAFTRLIGIPPASETDETLTEEEILTVLSRSGSEGQIDAEEVEMIEQVFELDDTTVQQVMVPRPDAVTITDDLPLSDLRTLILEEGHTRYPVLDPDADDQVVGFVDAKDVLRAGESEGDLERVTVGEVTREMPVVPETTPVTDLLEQFQGDRAQMAAVIDEWGVFEGIVTVEDLVEEIVGDLRDGFDADEPSIDRRDDGSYVVDGAVTVSDVNERLGADFESDEFGTVGGLVLDRLGRAPEVGDHVEVDGYAFEVADVEGARIASLVVRENPRAEESKTEESSAEESTD is encoded by the coding sequence ATGGTAGACCTCGTCGCCGACCTCGCGCGGCTGTTCGGGGCGTTCGTGCTGGTCGCCCTGAACGGCTTCTTCGTCGCCGCGGAGTTCGCCTACGTCCGCGTTCGCTCGTCGGCCGTCGAACAGGCGGTCGCGGAGGGGAAGACCGGGGCGACGCTCCTGCAGGAGGCCGTCGACAACTTAGACGACTACCTCGCGACCACCCAACTGGGAATCACCCTCGCCTCGCTGGGGCTGGGGTGGCTGGGCGAACCGGCCGTGGCGGCCCTGCTCGAGCCGGTGCTCGCGCCGATTCTCCCGGCGAGCCTGCTCCACCTCGTCGCCTTCATCATCGGATTCAGCTTCATCACGTTCTTGCACGTCGTCTTCGGCGAACTCGCGCCGAAGACGATTTCGATCGCCCAGGCCGAACGCGTCGCACTGCTGGTCTCGCCGCTGATGAAGTTCTTCTACTACACCTTCCTCCCCGGGATCATCGTCTTCAACGGGACGGCCAACGCCTTCACGCGACTGATCGGGATTCCGCCGGCCTCGGAGACCGACGAGACGCTCACCGAGGAGGAGATCCTGACCGTCCTGAGCAGGTCCGGGAGCGAGGGCCAGATCGACGCGGAGGAGGTCGAGATGATCGAACAGGTCTTCGAACTCGACGACACGACCGTTCAGCAGGTGATGGTGCCCCGGCCCGACGCCGTGACGATCACCGACGACCTTCCGCTCTCTGACCTTCGCACGCTGATCCTCGAGGAGGGACACACTCGCTATCCGGTGCTCGATCCCGATGCGGACGATCAGGTGGTCGGCTTCGTCGACGCCAAGGACGTGCTGCGAGCCGGCGAGTCCGAGGGCGACCTCGAGCGCGTGACCGTCGGCGAGGTCACCCGCGAGATGCCCGTCGTGCCGGAGACGACGCCCGTCACCGACCTCTTGGAACAGTTCCAGGGCGACCGTGCCCAGATGGCCGCGGTGATCGACGAGTGGGGCGTCTTCGAGGGGATCGTCACGGTCGAGGACCTCGTCGAGGAGATCGTCGGCGACCTCCGCGACGGGTTCGACGCAGACGAGCCCTCGATCGACCGGCGCGACGACGGTTCCTACGTCGTCGACGGCGCCGTCACCGTCTCGGACGTCAACGAGCGACTCGGTGCCGACTTCGAGTCCGACGAGTTCGGAACCGTCGGCGGCCTCGTGCTGGATCGGCTGGGCCGGGCCCCCGAGGTCGGTGACCACGTCGAGGTCGACGGGTACGCATTCGAGGTCGCCGACGTCGAGGGGGCTCGAATCGCGTCGCTCGTCGTTCGCGAGAACCCGCGTGCAGAGGAGTCGAAGACGGAAGAATCGAGCGCGGAGGAGTCGACCGATTAG